In the genome of Arthrobacter sp. PAMC25284, the window TGGGCAGCCATGCTCAATAGCGAAGCTGCGAAGACCGTCCAGCCGCATCATCTCTCCGTTGTCGTACACCAGTTCTGCAATTACTCCCACAGGCTCCAGGCCGGCGAGCCGGCACAGATCCACTGCCGCCTCGGTGTGGCCGGGACGTTGCCGCACACCACCGTTAACGGCGCGCAACGGGAAAACATGCCCGGGTCGGGTCAGGGATGTCGGCTGGCTCCCGGGATCGGCAAGAATCCGGGCCGTCAAAGCACGGTCCGTGGCGGAAATTCCGGTGCTGACTCCGACGGCCGCGTCGCAGGAGACTGTATAGGCGGTGCCCTTGGCGTCTTCGTTGACGGCGACCATCGGCGGCAGCGCCAGGGCATCGGCCCGCCCGGCCTCGAGCGGGACGCAAATGACTCCCGAGCTGTGCCGCACGGTCCAGCCCATCAGCTCCGGCGTCGCGTGCTGGGCGGCAAAGATGATATCGCCTTCGTTTTCGCGATCTTCATCGTCGACGACGAGGACCGGCCGGCCTGCAGCTATGGCGCTGACGGCCGCTTCGATTGGGTCCAGGACGGACGTGGCCATGGCCTCGGGCC includes:
- the ribB gene encoding 3,4-dihydroxy-2-butanone-4-phosphate synthase; its protein translation is MSLVKEPRPEAMATSVLDPIEAAVSAIAAGRPVLVVDDEDRENEGDIIFAAQHATPELMGWTVRHSSGVICVPLEAGRADALALPPMVAVNEDAKGTAYTVSCDAAVGVSTGISATDRALTARILADPGSQPTSLTRPGHVFPLRAVNGGVRQRPGHTEAAVDLCRLAGLEPVGVIAELVYDNGEMMRLDGLRSFAIEHGCPLISIKDLVAYLDDAQRGGPALDQV